GCGGTGTTCTGACCCGTCAATCCTTAAGAAACAGGCTGGCCAGTTCGACATGGATCGACCAACGGAACTGCCCCACCGGGCGCAGTTCGGCCAGCCTGTATCCTCCGGCGATCAGCGTGGCCGCATCACGCGCCCAGCTTGCCGGGTTGCAACTGACATAGACCACGCGCGGCACGCGGCTTTCGGCGATCTGCGCCACCTGCTCGCGCGCGCCGGCGCGCGGGGGATCGAGCAGCACCGCGCCGAAGCGATCGAGTTCCTCGGACCGCAGCGGGTTGCGGAACAGATCGCGGTGCAGCGCGTGGACCGGCCGCCCGTTCATCCGCGCGGCGGACTGGCAAGCCAGGTGCGCATCGCGCGCGGCTTCGGCCGCCAGCACCTTGGTGCCCGGCCCGGCAAGGGCAAAGGCGAAGGTCCCCAGCCCGGCGAAGAGATCGGCCACCGTCCGCGCATCGCCCAGCCATGCGCGCGCGGCCGACACCAGCGCATCTTCCCCGTCCTGCGTGGCCTGGAGAAAGCCGCCCGGTGGTAGCGCGACCGGGGTTCCGCCCAGCGTGATGGTAACCGGCTCCGGCTCCCACACCGTTTCGGGGCCATAGCCGGAATCGAGCGTCAGGCGCGCAAGGCCATTGTCGCGCGCGAAATCCAGCAGCGCCTCGGTCTGCCGCAGACCCTCGGCGACCAAGCCCTGCAGCCCCACCGAGACGCCCTGATCGGCCAGCGCCAGTTCGATGTCGACCGCGAGCTTGCGATCGTTCCAGCCTTCCAGCAGCTTGCGCAACGGCGCTACCAGAGCGAACAGCGGCGGTGCCAGAACCGCGCATTCGCGCATGTCGACGATCCGGTGCGATCCCTGTTCGCGGAACCCAAGCACCACGCGCCGGCCGATCGCCTGCGCATGCAGCGTCGCGCGGCGGCGCGTGTGCGGCGGGGAAAGGTGCGCGGGCAGGATCGCTTCGGCCTCAAGCCCCTGACCCCGCGCCGCGCCGACGACGCGATCCTGCACGTAGTCCACCAACGCCTTTTCGGAGAGGTGCTGCAACTGGCAACCACCGCACGCGGGAAAGTGGCGGCAGGCGGGATCGACATGCTCCGGTCCCCGCGTCAACGTGCCATCGGTTTCCAGCGCGTCTCCCGGAGCGGCGA
The Novosphingobium sp. EMRT-2 genome window above contains:
- a CDS encoding class I SAM-dependent RNA methyltransferase, whose protein sequence is MTGRAVIVRVAAKGEGATADGRYVALAAPGDALETDGTLTRGPEHVDPACRHFPACGGCQLQHLSEKALVDYVQDRVVGAARGQGLEAEAILPAHLSPPHTRRRATLHAQAIGRRVVLGFREQGSHRIVDMRECAVLAPPLFALVAPLRKLLEGWNDRKLAVDIELALADQGVSVGLQGLVAEGLRQTEALLDFARDNGLARLTLDSGYGPETVWEPEPVTITLGGTPVALPPGGFLQATQDGEDALVSAARAWLGDARTVADLFAGLGTFAFALAGPGTKVLAAEAARDAHLACQSAARMNGRPVHALHRDLFRNPLRSEELDRFGAVLLDPPRAGAREQVAQIAESRVPRVVYVSCNPASWARDAATLIAGGYRLAELRPVGQFRWSIHVELASLFLKD